A window from Opitutia bacterium ISCC 52 encodes these proteins:
- a CDS encoding ABC transporter ATP-binding protein, producing MSVPNSSSSNSDRIALRCENIHRHLGEGEGRVHVLRGVSLELERGKVYAVVGPSGCGKSTLLYLLGLLDQPDEGEIYLSGEPMTQMGDQERTAARNQHLGFVFQFHFLLKEFSALDNVMIPMRKQGVLSSEEMEERATSYLKDVGLGDKLHRLATQLSGGEQQRVAIARSLSNIPSVILADEPTGNLDVHNSNIVFDLLTRLARENDQAVLIVTHNPDIAQKCDHILQMEDGEFIN from the coding sequence ATGAGTGTGCCTAATTCCAGTTCATCTAATAGTGATCGCATCGCTCTGCGCTGTGAGAACATTCATCGCCACCTAGGCGAAGGAGAGGGTAGGGTTCACGTACTTCGGGGTGTCTCGCTTGAGTTGGAGCGTGGCAAGGTATACGCCGTGGTGGGTCCTTCAGGTTGTGGGAAATCTACTTTGCTATACCTACTGGGGTTACTTGACCAACCAGACGAGGGAGAAATTTACCTGAGCGGTGAGCCAATGACCCAAATGGGAGATCAGGAACGTACAGCTGCACGCAACCAGCATTTGGGCTTCGTGTTCCAGTTTCATTTCCTTCTTAAGGAATTCAGCGCCCTGGATAATGTGATGATTCCCATGCGCAAGCAGGGAGTGCTGTCTTCTGAAGAAATGGAGGAGCGAGCTACCTCCTACCTCAAGGATGTGGGCCTCGGCGACAAACTGCACCGCTTGGCCACTCAATTATCAGGAGGCGAGCAACAACGTGTGGCCATTGCACGGTCATTGTCTAATATACCCTCAGTCATTTTGGCAGATGAGCCCACAGGTAATTTGGACGTCCATAACTCCAATATCGTTTTCGATCTACTGACTCGTTTGGCACGCGAAAATGACCAGGCTGTGCTCATCGTGACGCACAACCCAGACATCGCTCAAAAGTGCGACCATATTTTGCAAATGGAAGATGGCGAATTTATCAACTGA
- a CDS encoding ABC transporter permease, producing MSPNIRIALRFLTANKRAMAMSLTGIIFGVGFFIFGQAQTTGFQQFFVKTILGTDGAIRVQDRIRITFKTMELADEEDDSDSPWVIENTENYKYIEGIEQPLEVIDALKEFESVTGIAEVLTGSVLVSSNYRSYTGRLFGVDIDDYIAVSDLEKQIIFGSLEDFRSKPTGILIGSKFARLLQVSIGDTVVIKSLDKNSRYTVAGIFETGVSDIDRERIYMKLSETRSVLQRAHGASFLQVNLIDPHRAREEAFHMMNTIYYHVASWQERQKSWLDAFLVLSVSTGLTVSTIILLSGLGMFNTLAMMVMEKTKEIAILRSMGYTRRDITSIFLWQGVFVLVAGNVLGWIVAVLMTYGVSKLPFRVTGIFTTDSFVVNWSIWHYVSATIIASVIVMIASYIPARRAAKLEPGDVIRGTSQ from the coding sequence ATGTCCCCAAACATCCGTATAGCGCTGCGATTTCTGACCGCCAATAAACGGGCGATGGCAATGAGCCTGACGGGTATCATCTTTGGAGTCGGATTCTTCATTTTTGGACAGGCGCAAACGACGGGATTCCAACAGTTTTTCGTAAAGACCATTTTAGGGACTGATGGTGCCATTCGTGTACAGGACCGCATTCGAATTACCTTCAAGACCATGGAGCTCGCAGATGAGGAGGACGATAGCGACTCACCTTGGGTGATTGAGAACACTGAAAACTACAAATATATTGAAGGAATTGAGCAGCCACTCGAAGTGATTGATGCGCTCAAGGAATTTGAAAGTGTCACCGGAATTGCGGAGGTACTCACCGGTAGCGTCCTGGTCAGTAGTAATTATCGAAGCTACACCGGACGGTTGTTTGGGGTTGATATCGATGATTACATTGCCGTGTCTGATCTGGAGAAACAGATAATCTTTGGATCCTTAGAGGACTTTCGGTCAAAACCCACTGGGATTTTGATCGGTTCCAAATTTGCTCGCCTGCTTCAAGTGAGTATCGGCGACACCGTGGTTATTAAGTCTTTAGATAAAAACTCCAGATACACGGTGGCTGGCATTTTTGAAACTGGAGTCTCTGATATCGACCGGGAACGTATCTATATGAAGTTGTCAGAGACCCGCAGTGTGCTTCAGCGGGCTCATGGTGCATCTTTCCTTCAAGTCAATCTGATCGACCCCCACCGGGCCAGAGAAGAGGCCTTCCACATGATGAATACTATCTATTACCATGTGGCCAGTTGGCAGGAGAGGCAGAAATCCTGGCTGGATGCCTTTTTAGTTTTAAGCGTTTCGACCGGGCTCACGGTATCGACCATCATTCTTTTATCGGGCCTCGGTATGTTTAATACGCTCGCCATGATGGTCATGGAAAAAACCAAAGAAATAGCGATTCTCAGGTCAATGGGCTATACACGACGCGACATCACCAGCATCTTTCTCTGGCAAGGTGTGTTTGTACTGGTGGCAGGAAATGTCCTTGGTTGGATAGTCGCGGTACTTATGACCTACGGTGTCTCAAAGCTGCCGTTTCGCGTTACTGGAATTTTTACTACTGACTCGTTTGTCGTGAATTGGTCCATCTGGCACTACGTCTCAGCCACGATTATTGCCTCTGTGATTGTAATGATCGCCTCCTACATCCCAGCTCGTCGTGCGGCTAAACTCGAACCCGGCGATGTCATTCGCGGAACTTCCCAATGA
- a CDS encoding class I SAM-dependent methyltransferase, producing the protein MDNHDKQLEEGIYIGNQVDKSNLNNPISRKLVSGFDSKLFRVLDALQPKTLHEVGCGEGRLTRLIRDRYKIQILASDFSEALIDENLKRDCDSIDFKHLSIYDINPEEHARSVVVCCEVLEHLEDPVRGLQALRSLNADHYVFSVPREPIWRILNMARFKYLGDWGNTPGHLNHWSPNSFTKAVTENGFEIVEVLNPFPWIMVSLRAV; encoded by the coding sequence ATGGACAATCACGATAAGCAATTAGAAGAGGGCATTTACATCGGAAATCAGGTGGATAAATCCAACCTGAATAACCCCATTTCCAGAAAGCTTGTTTCTGGATTCGATAGTAAGTTGTTCCGGGTATTGGATGCCCTCCAACCGAAAACCTTGCATGAAGTGGGTTGTGGAGAGGGGCGGCTTACGCGGCTTATTCGTGATCGCTACAAGATCCAGATATTGGCGAGTGATTTCTCAGAGGCGCTTATCGACGAGAATCTTAAACGCGATTGTGACTCGATCGACTTCAAGCACCTTAGCATCTACGATATAAATCCCGAAGAACATGCCAGATCGGTGGTGGTGTGCTGCGAGGTGTTGGAGCATTTGGAGGATCCGGTGCGTGGGCTTCAGGCTCTTAGGAGTCTAAATGCTGACCACTATGTCTTCTCTGTTCCTCGTGAACCCATCTGGCGTATTTTGAATATGGCTCGCTTCAAGTATCTTGGTGATTGGGGAAACACGCCGGGGCATCTCAATCATTGGAGCCCGAACTCCTTTACTAAAGCTGTAACTGAAAACGGATTTGAAATCGTTGAGGTCTTAAATCCATTTCCATGGATTATGGTAAGCCTAAGGGCTGTCTGA
- a CDS encoding cytochrome c family protein, translated as MSTIFPKEANKAPLQVVIALLIVIGTITAGATYYLTPKYSRVGYQPVQPVPFEHSLHVGELGLDCRYCHNQVEKSGHSNVPATSTCMNCHNQVQVLSEKLEPVRDSFASGESIPWVQVHKVPDYVYFNHSVHVNRGISCFECHGQVNEMDEVRHEKSFSMGFCLECHRNPEEKLRPLDQITNLDWRPESKEAQLEFGNEMKEHWKINPPTSCSGCHR; from the coding sequence ATGTCTACAATCTTTCCGAAAGAAGCTAACAAAGCCCCGCTTCAGGTAGTCATCGCACTACTGATCGTCATCGGGACCATCACGGCCGGAGCGACCTATTATCTTACTCCCAAGTATTCTAGAGTAGGTTATCAGCCAGTTCAGCCTGTTCCTTTTGAACACTCACTCCACGTAGGTGAGTTGGGCCTGGATTGCCGCTACTGCCACAATCAGGTGGAGAAATCCGGACATTCCAACGTTCCGGCCACCAGCACCTGTATGAACTGCCACAACCAGGTTCAGGTCCTGAGTGAGAAGCTAGAGCCGGTTCGTGACAGTTTTGCGAGTGGGGAATCCATTCCCTGGGTGCAGGTACATAAGGTGCCTGACTATGTATATTTCAATCACTCTGTTCACGTGAATCGCGGCATCAGTTGTTTCGAATGCCACGGCCAAGTGAATGAAATGGATGAAGTCCGCCATGAAAAATCCTTTAGCATGGGCTTCTGCTTGGAATGTCACCGCAATCCAGAAGAAAAACTTCGCCCTCTCGATCAAATTACCAACCTCGATTGGCGTCCTGAGAGCAAGGAAGCGCAACTTGAGTTTGGAAATGAAATGAAAGAGCACTGGAAAATCAATCCGCCAACCAGCTGCTCAGGATGTCACCGATGA
- a CDS encoding sugar nucleotide-binding protein, which translates to MKHVVLLGGSGYVGKTFQEVLSNRNISFRNFSRADLNYYNPAKLKEALQAEAPDCLINAAGYTGKPNVDACEDDKANCLMGNAVLPGIIREVCESLKLPWGHVSSGCIYTGNRPDGTGFIEDDTPNFDFRHNNCSFYSGTKALGEETLKGAEDCYIWRLRIPFDERNNPRNYLTKLLTYEWLLDAENSVSQRFEFIDACLKCFEKGIPSGVYNVTNPGAISAREITEIMKTHGLVKKELKFFESEEAFMSKVVRAPRSNCIMSSEKLSCHDIQLTEVHEAVDRACKNWIE; encoded by the coding sequence ATGAAGCACGTAGTTCTACTAGGCGGCAGCGGGTACGTTGGCAAAACGTTCCAAGAGGTCCTCAGCAATCGAAACATTTCTTTCCGGAACTTTTCCCGGGCAGATTTAAATTACTATAATCCAGCCAAGCTCAAAGAAGCCCTTCAGGCAGAAGCGCCTGATTGCCTGATCAATGCGGCCGGCTACACAGGAAAACCCAATGTGGATGCTTGCGAAGATGACAAAGCAAACTGCTTGATGGGAAACGCCGTGTTACCGGGAATCATCCGTGAGGTCTGCGAGTCACTTAAACTTCCTTGGGGGCATGTATCCTCCGGCTGTATTTACACCGGGAACCGCCCGGATGGTACGGGCTTCATTGAAGACGATACTCCTAATTTCGATTTCAGGCACAATAACTGTAGTTTCTACAGTGGAACTAAAGCACTAGGGGAAGAAACTCTGAAAGGAGCTGAGGATTGCTACATCTGGCGACTTCGGATTCCATTCGATGAAAGAAACAATCCGAGAAACTATCTAACCAAGCTACTCACCTATGAATGGCTCTTGGATGCTGAAAACTCAGTCTCACAACGATTCGAATTTATCGATGCCTGCCTCAAATGTTTTGAAAAAGGTATACCCAGTGGTGTTTACAATGTGACCAACCCTGGAGCGATTTCTGCGAGAGAGATCACCGAAATCATGAAAACACATGGTCTGGTGAAGAAGGAGCTCAAATTTTTTGAAAGCGAGGAAGCCTTCATGTCTAAGGTTGTGCGAGCTCCACGCTCCAATTGCATCATGTCTTCAGAAAAACTTAGCTGTCATGATATCCAATTAACCGAGGTTCATGAAGCTGTGGATAGAGCCTGCAAAAATTGGATTGAATAG
- a CDS encoding TolC family protein — protein sequence MLPNPLDEINPALRPLIQSAAANSWKMDMQDILLRRAEAVSMRYSSSNAVKVSASANVGFQIQDTGAETSDGWKYKFDVYARKPLYTWGAAEADHRYGLLEVERVKQDRQLAFLAIYRDVVNRFIDYAILKQRVLYSSLAEEIYRADIELRREQLERGEFPATQFATMELNYKTELLKHEALENSLQRAADDLHEVIGSEETTSINMGGGIPAVADDLSIVEAKMQSFFSSMDATSLKVASKQTRLTQELERLNNYEVNQKPKLNGLVQLRRDSDNVITGNRQNLEYTEGFAGLEVRWNVYDGKYSAAFIKDALQTRRQLERELADIKKNLKDDIGFYFKDLEIKREQSLLSDQTFYWEEGRYRQMEEDVKAGRSPEKDLKAVKRDLERARIVLLDTRGRYYKSLTNLYVMLEYPSILAYLEE from the coding sequence GTGTTACCAAATCCACTTGACGAAATTAATCCGGCACTACGACCGCTCATACAATCTGCGGCGGCTAATTCCTGGAAGATGGACATGCAGGATATCTTGCTCAGGCGAGCGGAAGCAGTGTCCATGCGGTACTCGTCTTCAAATGCAGTCAAGGTAAGTGCATCTGCTAACGTTGGATTCCAAATCCAGGACACCGGGGCAGAAACTTCCGATGGATGGAAATACAAATTTGATGTTTATGCACGGAAGCCACTTTATACTTGGGGCGCTGCCGAAGCAGATCATCGGTACGGATTGCTCGAAGTCGAACGAGTTAAGCAGGACCGACAACTGGCATTTCTGGCGATTTACCGGGATGTGGTGAATCGCTTTATCGATTACGCGATTCTAAAGCAGCGGGTACTATATAGTAGTCTTGCTGAAGAAATTTATCGAGCGGACATTGAGCTAAGACGCGAGCAGCTGGAACGAGGTGAGTTTCCCGCCACTCAATTCGCAACCATGGAATTAAACTATAAAACTGAGCTCTTAAAGCACGAGGCCTTGGAAAATAGTCTTCAGCGAGCAGCCGATGATTTGCATGAAGTGATTGGCTCGGAAGAGACCACCTCGATTAATATGGGCGGAGGTATTCCTGCTGTTGCCGACGATTTGTCGATTGTGGAAGCAAAAATGCAGAGTTTCTTCTCTTCCATGGATGCAACATCTTTGAAGGTAGCCTCTAAGCAGACTCGACTGACCCAGGAACTGGAGCGCTTGAATAATTATGAGGTAAACCAGAAGCCCAAGCTCAATGGATTGGTCCAGTTAAGACGGGATTCCGACAACGTAATTACAGGTAATCGTCAAAATTTGGAATACACCGAGGGTTTTGCGGGTCTTGAAGTTAGGTGGAATGTCTACGACGGTAAGTATTCAGCCGCTTTTATTAAAGACGCTTTGCAAACGCGTCGACAATTGGAAAGAGAACTGGCCGACATTAAGAAAAATCTGAAAGACGATATTGGCTTCTACTTCAAGGACCTAGAAATTAAACGGGAGCAAAGCCTGCTTAGCGATCAGACATTTTATTGGGAAGAAGGTCGTTATCGCCAGATGGAGGAAGATGTAAAGGCGGGGCGTTCGCCCGAGAAAGATTTGAAAGCAGTCAAGCGGGACTTGGAGCGTGCGCGGATTGTCCTGCTTGATACGCGGGGTCGCTATTATAAGTCATTGACCAATCTTTATGTGATGTTGGAGTACCCCTCAATCTTGGCTTATCTCGAAGAATGA
- a CDS encoding efflux RND transporter periplasmic adaptor subunit, which yields MIRYIFLILFLAVVGFAGWIFSKKIISREVVVQPVVIDTARSVVLGTVTVNADYSTEIRAGEGGRLLDVLIEEGDEVIEGDVVAQVDPRDLELELEARQIDLDLAQRQLEVVNPKQFSVEVAEESLDEMKRLFDLGQRSDRQVKEAERNLRKAQGDLELSELTANTNIKRLENGIQVMKRRMEKMNIRSSIDGIIEDVLSEKGDLIGSGAPIASIISKKRVVVAEVSEEQFAGIRLGQKAVVRFLSLGGELYDAEVAKIFPSADPDTQRYSVQLEVEISQDLLVPGLTGEVTITIGERANARIIPTRALVGDYVFVFNDGRLDFRQIVYGYRSLIQVEILEGLEEGDLVVTEGLDILKPGDRVTIKEKDDKLSIR from the coding sequence ATGATTCGTTATATATTTCTCATCTTATTTCTAGCAGTCGTTGGTTTTGCCGGCTGGATTTTCAGCAAAAAAATCATCAGTCGCGAAGTGGTGGTCCAACCGGTTGTCATTGATACGGCTCGCTCGGTTGTCCTTGGTACCGTCACTGTGAATGCGGATTATTCGACCGAAATTCGAGCCGGTGAAGGGGGAAGGCTTTTGGATGTGCTCATCGAGGAAGGTGATGAAGTCATTGAAGGCGATGTGGTTGCTCAAGTCGATCCAAGGGATCTCGAGTTGGAATTGGAAGCTCGTCAGATAGATCTAGATCTTGCGCAAAGGCAGCTCGAAGTTGTTAATCCCAAGCAATTTAGTGTGGAGGTGGCCGAGGAGAGCCTGGATGAGATGAAGCGACTGTTCGATTTGGGACAGAGATCAGACCGCCAAGTTAAGGAGGCCGAAAGAAACCTCAGAAAGGCACAGGGAGATCTTGAGCTCTCAGAGTTGACTGCGAATACGAATATCAAGCGTCTGGAAAATGGGATCCAAGTGATGAAACGACGCATGGAAAAGATGAATATTCGCAGTTCCATCGACGGTATTATTGAAGACGTTCTTTCTGAAAAAGGAGACCTGATTGGATCCGGTGCTCCCATTGCTTCCATCATTTCCAAAAAACGAGTGGTCGTAGCTGAAGTGAGTGAAGAACAATTTGCAGGCATCCGGCTAGGGCAGAAAGCCGTCGTTCGATTTCTCTCGTTGGGCGGGGAGCTTTATGATGCCGAGGTGGCCAAGATTTTTCCTTCTGCGGATCCAGATACTCAACGCTATTCGGTTCAGCTCGAAGTTGAGATTTCCCAGGATCTGCTGGTTCCAGGTCTTACCGGTGAAGTCACGATCACGATTGGTGAACGTGCCAATGCCCGCATCATCCCGACTCGAGCCTTAGTAGGAGATTATGTTTTCGTCTTTAATGATGGACGTCTCGATTTCCGCCAGATTGTTTACGGTTACCGGAGTTTGATCCAAGTTGAGATTCTTGAAGGCCTCGAAGAAGGAGACCTCGTGGTTACTGAAGGTCTTGATATTTTAAAGCCTGGAGATCGGGTTACGATCAAGGAAAAGGATGACAAGCTTTCGATTCGTTAG
- a CDS encoding glycosyltransferase family 2 protein codes for MDSSDNAPNDLTLLSIVVPARDEEGCIAATVEHLHLELELQKVPHEILVVDDGSTDKTWDILNETKEKVSTLRPIKNKGENGFGRAIILGLNKMKGDAVVIMMADQSDDVRDVVRYWELLNEGWDCVFGSRFSKGGGVIDYPWLKLRVNRLANFFIRILFKIKLNDTTNAFKAYRKTVIDGCQPFLSPHFNLTVEIPLKAIVRGFSWTVMPITWTNRRTGQAKLKIKEMGSRYFFICAYVWLEKSFSRGDYKTDKDEVETTEVSDSP; via the coding sequence ATGGACAGCTCCGATAATGCACCCAACGACCTGACACTGCTCAGTATCGTCGTCCCGGCGAGGGATGAGGAAGGTTGCATCGCCGCAACTGTTGAACACTTGCACCTGGAATTAGAGCTTCAAAAAGTCCCCCACGAGATCCTCGTCGTAGACGACGGAAGCACTGACAAGACCTGGGACATTCTAAACGAAACCAAAGAAAAAGTTTCAACTCTTAGACCAATTAAGAATAAGGGAGAAAACGGATTTGGTCGCGCCATAATTTTGGGTCTCAACAAAATGAAAGGGGATGCCGTTGTTATCATGATGGCAGACCAATCGGATGACGTCAGAGACGTTGTCAGATATTGGGAGCTACTGAACGAAGGCTGGGATTGTGTCTTTGGCAGTCGTTTTTCCAAAGGTGGAGGCGTAATCGACTACCCCTGGCTAAAACTCCGCGTAAATCGATTGGCCAACTTCTTTATACGTATCCTTTTTAAGATCAAACTTAACGATACAACCAACGCTTTCAAAGCCTACCGCAAAACGGTTATCGATGGCTGTCAGCCCTTCTTATCTCCTCATTTCAATCTAACAGTGGAGATTCCTTTAAAAGCAATCGTTCGAGGTTTCTCTTGGACGGTAATGCCCATCACCTGGACCAATCGACGCACCGGACAAGCCAAGTTGAAGATAAAAGAAATGGGGAGCCGTTATTTCTTTATCTGCGCTTACGTGTGGCTCGAAAAGTCCTTCAGCAGAGGCGACTATAAAACAGATAAGGATGAGGTTGAAACCACTGAGGTCTCAGACAGCCCTTAG
- the rfbB gene encoding dTDP-glucose 4,6-dehydratase has translation MNVLVTGGAGFIGSHFLDLLLAEADSSTNKIICLDLLTYAGREENFAHHEDKPNFSFIIGDIGDQGLVGQLLNSHQIDWVVNFAAETHVDRSIEGPDAFIQTNVVGTHELLKASLAYFSELNPEQKSNFRFLHVSTDEVYGTLTSDEAAFTEENQYLPNSPYSASKAASDHLVRAYHHTFGLPTLITNCSNNYGPRQFPEKLIPLMIHNALDGKSLPIYGDGLNVRDWLYVTDHCAGIHKVLKIGRLGETYNIGGNCEKTNIQIVDTICSILDNQQPKTNDSSYLSQKTFVTDRKGHDRRYAIDCRKIESELGWTPAETFETGIQKTIRWYLTQINRSN, from the coding sequence ATGAACGTATTAGTCACCGGAGGAGCCGGATTTATTGGTTCTCATTTTCTAGATCTGTTACTTGCAGAAGCAGACAGCTCAACAAACAAGATCATCTGCCTCGACCTGCTCACTTATGCTGGTCGCGAAGAGAATTTTGCTCACCATGAAGATAAGCCAAACTTCAGCTTTATCATAGGTGACATTGGAGACCAGGGATTGGTAGGCCAGTTATTAAATAGTCATCAGATCGACTGGGTAGTCAACTTTGCGGCAGAAACCCATGTGGATCGCTCCATCGAAGGTCCTGACGCGTTTATTCAAACCAATGTGGTTGGCACTCACGAGCTGCTGAAGGCAAGTCTTGCGTATTTCTCCGAGTTGAACCCCGAGCAAAAAAGTAACTTTCGATTCTTACACGTATCCACCGATGAAGTGTATGGAACGCTTACATCCGATGAGGCAGCCTTTACAGAAGAAAACCAATACCTGCCGAATAGCCCCTACTCTGCTTCAAAGGCGGCAAGTGACCACCTGGTTCGAGCTTATCACCACACCTTTGGTTTGCCGACGCTCATTACCAATTGCTCCAACAACTATGGGCCAAGACAGTTTCCGGAAAAACTGATCCCGCTAATGATCCACAATGCGTTGGATGGCAAAAGCCTCCCTATATATGGAGACGGTTTAAACGTTCGAGATTGGCTCTATGTGACGGATCACTGCGCTGGCATACACAAGGTATTGAAAATCGGAAGATTGGGAGAGACCTATAATATAGGAGGCAACTGCGAGAAAACGAATATCCAGATCGTAGATACCATATGCTCCATTCTTGACAACCAGCAGCCGAAGACAAACGACAGCAGTTACTTAAGCCAGAAAACGTTTGTTACCGATCGGAAGGGACACGACCGACGCTACGCCATTGATTGCCGAAAAATCGAGAGTGAGTTAGGCTGGACTCCAGCAGAGACCTTCGAGACAGGGATACAAAAAACCATCCGATGGTATTTAACTCAAATCAATCGAAGCAATTAA